One stretch of Syntrophorhabdales bacterium DNA includes these proteins:
- a CDS encoding C1 family peptidase, whose translation RVIEHTVSQDAGAMIRDGIKTLAKQGVCTEKLWPYDISQFANKPTPACYKEALNYQIQSYQRIDTVDEMRSCLADGFPFVFGFTVYTSFESQQVASTGVVNMPGPDEQTIGGHAVVGVGYDDSQKRFIVRNSWSDTWGMKGYFTIPYDYLGNRNLADDFWTIRAGEQM comes from the coding sequence GAGAGTGATTGAACACACGGTGAGCCAGGACGCCGGGGCCATGATCCGTGATGGCATCAAAACGCTCGCGAAACAAGGGGTGTGCACGGAAAAGCTCTGGCCTTACGACATAAGCCAGTTTGCCAATAAGCCTACACCGGCCTGCTACAAGGAAGCCTTGAACTACCAGATCCAGTCCTACCAGAGGATCGACACTGTCGATGAGATGCGCTCCTGCCTCGCTGACGGCTTCCCGTTCGTATTCGGTTTCACCGTGTATACGAGCTTTGAATCACAACAGGTCGCAAGCACCGGCGTGGTAAACATGCCGGGGCCGGATGAACAGACAATAGGCGGACATGCAGTCGTCGGAGTTGGTTACGACGATTCTCAGAAACGGTTCATTGTAAGAAACTCATGGAGCGACACTTGGGGCATGAAGGGTTACTTCACGATCCCCTACGACTACCTGGGGAACAGAAATCTTGCGGACGACTTCTGGACGATCCGCGCGGGAGAGCAGATGTAG
- a CDS encoding alkaline phosphatase family protein: MGTAGQQNQIAGTIKHVFVLMMENRSFDHLLGFAGLAGPDATTGQPTRADDLVSNPRYNVDPADPATQVFAATPAEFKIYPPDPDPGHEFKNALIQLCGANAVYPDPATKKYPAIDNSGFIASYRVSGAPQPAKIMKCFSPEQVPVITTLAREFATCDRWFASIPGPTWPNRFFVHAASSGGLDDSPSSFHDLTSTLLYGYTFQNGTIYERLNAKGLDWNVFMGDELPQVFAIHGMHEARLEGHFKKFDHFEKAVNDPHFSPSYVFIEPSYGNILPMTPGDYTCGSSQHPLDDVTRGEKLIKKVYETIRNSPHWNESLLLITYDEHGGFYDHAAPPSTVSPGDRIMDDDNNQNNFDFTQLGIRVPAIAVSPLIPRATIDHTVYDHSSVLATIETIFGIVPLTNRDSQAHSVNHLLSLASPRTDAPVSLPDPPDSGFRCEEDTEDTSVAVDHMMRAGRGPAKPGPMEPTLRGWAHIAFLRHSQLMPEPNREALARDFLKISDRADALKYMKEVSATIRMLKR; encoded by the coding sequence ATGGGAACAGCCGGACAACAGAATCAGATCGCGGGCACGATCAAGCATGTCTTCGTGCTGATGATGGAGAACCGATCTTTCGATCATCTGCTGGGGTTTGCCGGCCTGGCAGGCCCGGACGCAACAACGGGCCAGCCGACACGCGCGGATGATCTCGTGAGTAATCCCCGCTATAATGTCGATCCGGCTGATCCCGCCACGCAGGTCTTCGCTGCAACGCCTGCGGAGTTTAAAATCTATCCACCTGATCCGGACCCGGGCCACGAGTTCAAGAATGCTCTCATACAGCTGTGCGGCGCCAATGCTGTCTACCCCGACCCCGCCACCAAAAAATATCCCGCGATCGACAACAGCGGATTTATAGCGAGTTATCGGGTAAGCGGCGCACCACAGCCGGCCAAGATCATGAAATGCTTCTCTCCGGAGCAGGTGCCCGTCATCACCACACTGGCTCGTGAATTTGCGACCTGCGATCGCTGGTTCGCATCCATTCCGGGCCCGACGTGGCCTAATCGTTTTTTTGTTCACGCTGCTTCCTCCGGAGGTCTTGACGACAGCCCGTCCAGTTTCCACGATCTGACATCAACGCTGCTTTACGGTTACACGTTTCAGAATGGCACGATCTACGAACGACTCAATGCCAAAGGCCTCGACTGGAACGTCTTTATGGGTGATGAGCTGCCGCAGGTGTTTGCTATCCACGGCATGCATGAGGCAAGACTTGAGGGGCATTTCAAGAAGTTTGATCACTTCGAAAAAGCTGTAAACGACCCGCATTTCTCGCCCTCGTATGTTTTCATCGAGCCGAGTTACGGGAATATTCTGCCCATGACTCCCGGCGATTACACATGCGGAAGCTCACAGCACCCGCTCGATGACGTCACCCGAGGGGAGAAGCTTATTAAGAAGGTATACGAAACGATCAGGAATTCTCCGCACTGGAATGAAAGCCTTCTGCTGATCACCTATGATGAACATGGCGGCTTTTACGATCACGCCGCACCACCGTCAACAGTAAGCCCCGGTGACCGGATCATGGATGACGATAATAATCAAAATAACTTCGATTTTACACAGCTCGGTATCCGGGTGCCGGCTATTGCGGTTTCACCTTTGATTCCGCGAGCTACGATCGATCACACGGTGTACGATCATTCCTCTGTTCTTGCGACAATCGAAACCATTTTCGGCATCGTTCCCCTGACGAATCGCGACAGTCAAGCTCATTCTGTGAACCACTTGCTTTCGCTTGCCTCTCCACGGACCGACGCACCCGTCAGCCTTCCTGACCCTCCTGATTCCGGCTTTCGCTGCGAGGAGGATACTGAAGATACATCGGTCGCGGTTGACCATATGATGAGGGCCGGTCGTGGCCCTGCGAAACCGGGCCCCATGGAGCCGACGCTTCGCGGTTGGGCCCATATCGCCTTTCTGAGACACAGCCAGCTCATGCCGGAGCCCAACAGGGAAGCGCTCGCCCGGGATTTTCTGAAAATCAGCGATCGGGCCGATGCGCTCAAGTACATGAAGGAAGTCAGCGCCACTATACGGATGCTGAAGAGGTAG